From the genome of Setaria viridis chromosome 1, Setaria_viridis_v4.0, whole genome shotgun sequence:
TAATCATGTCCATGACAGTCGCTCGATATAATTAAATAATTTAACTGGAACAGCAATTACAACATTAGGATCTTATAGGGAACAAGGTCGATCCTTTTGTGAAACCCCGTCCTAGATAGAATATAGCAAAGAAGTTGCTGAGATACCAGCTTCCAACACCTTCTGTTGTGTTTATTGGTTGCCTGGTTTCCCCAATAGCAAGGTCCAGCGGATGCAGTCGTTTACCGTCTGATTAGATTTAGCAAGGTGCCATGTGGTTGTCATGTAGTAATAGCGAGACATTGGAATACCTCAGCTCAATTGTGTTTCTTCCCTGCATAGATGTTTCTGAAGTCTGTCTCTGATGCCCTGTAACTCTTTAACAGCATCAGTGATTTCCATGCGGTCTGTCGGTATCTCCTCTGAACATTGGACCCCAACTTGTAGAATTGAAATGATGCAAGAAATTTTCATGTCTGCAACTCTTGTGGAGTTTGAGGCGCTCCCTTCACCATCTTTTATCTCCTGTAACAAGTGTTTGTCCACCACAGTAGCCACCCTGTCTGGCAGTGCCATTTCTACATATTTGTGAAGGCCAAGGCCTTCTCCAAATTCACTGTCTGTTGGTCTTTTTCCAGTGAATAACTCCAACAATAGTATCCCGTAGCTATACACATCGCCATGAGTTGAGGCTTCATTACCAAGGCCATACTCTGCAATGAACAAAGGAGCACGActtatatatgtgtatatacATATTACTGTTCAAAATCCATTTGATAACATAACATTTAAAGAGTGGGAAGCTTTTACATGTTCTAGCTATTTTCCATTCTATTATAAGGAAAATGAGTATTTATGAAGACAGTCTTATTTAAGTAAGAGAAACATAAACAAAAAGGTATGCTTAAAATTAGATTTTTTACAGCATAAATTATAGTTATAGCTGCCATGGTTGAATATATTATAAGAGGACAATGAACTATAGAAAATAGAGCACACCTGGGGCCACATAACCAATTGTTCCTCTCATTGATGCCCAACCACTTGATTTGTCTGCATCCTGATGTAGAAACCTTGCAAGTCCGAAATCCCCAACATGAGCAACCATGCCACTGTCAAGGAGAACATTGCTTGGCTTAAGATCACAGTGAATGATTGGCAAAGGCTTGCTTTGATGAAGATATTCCAGTGCTGATGCCACATCAATTGCAATTTGCGCTCTCAAGCTGATATCTGTGGCCTTATGTTCACCATCCTCAATGGGATGTTGGTGTACCCAGCGGTCTAAATTTCCATTTGGTAGGAACTCGTATACAAGGGCCTTGAAGTTACCACCATGGAAATCAATACTTGAGCACACTGTCAATATCTTCACTAGATTCCTATGCCGAATACACCTCAGAGTCTCACATTCCGCGAAAAAACTTTGAGAGGCGCCACGTTGTGTTAGGTTGAGCACCTTCACAGCAACAAGAAGTTGCTGCCCATTGCTTGTCATACTTCCCTTGTAGACTGAGCCAAAGCTTCCTGCTCCGATTAGATTCTCAGAAGCAAAACTGTTTGTTGCACTGGCCAATTCAGCATAAGAAATTCTCATATGCGGCTCGCTGATAAGTGGTATTTGTGCCTTTGACTTTTCCTTCTTGGTATGGTAGTGGTGTACCAACACTGTAGTTACTAATATGATAAATAGAATCACACTGCAAGTGGATATTGTTATGGCAAGCTCCCATGTTGGCTTCTTTTTATTTGTAGAGTGGCTCAAGCAGGGTGGCAACTTCAGTTGAGGGATTCCATTACATAGGCCATCATTTCCCACAATCGAGACAGCCGATGCATTgctaaaaattccattttttgGAACATCACCCTCCAGGTTGTTGAATGAAAGATTCAAACTGACAAGTCCACTCATGCTCTCAAGGAACGTTGGGATGCTCCCAGACAAGTTATTATGGGAAAGGTCAAGTACCTGGAGGCCTCTTAGTTGCTGAAGTGATGGCGGAATTTTTCCTTGAATGAAGTTTCCAGATGTATTCAAATGCTGCAAGCTGTGGCATTCACCCAGGGATGATGGGATCTCTCCAGAAAATCTATTATCGGATAAATCAAGTAGTCTAAGATTTTTTAGATTTCCCACATCGGATGGTAGGGATCCACTTAAAAAATTGTGTTCTAAATGCAGGGAATCAGACATGGTAGATATGAAGAAAAGTTCTTTCGGTATTGACCCTGTAAGGCCGTTGTATGACAAATCCAATACTTGCAAAGGACAACTACTTAGACTAGGGGGTATTTCTCCACTAAGTGCATTGCCTCGAAGGCTTAATAAATTTAGCATTTGAAGATTGCTGATACTTGATGGAATGGATCCTGAAAGATTATTGATTGAAAGGTACAATCGATTCAGCTTCTTGAGTTTCCCCAGTGAGTCAGGAATAGGGCCGTCAAAAAGATTGTTACCCAGATTAATGAAATTCAAGCCGACCAGATTCCCTATCCCTTCAGGTATGTTTCCTGTTATACTGTTCAAATTTACGCCAAAATACCACATACTTTTGGAAAGATTGCCAACTGAATTTGGTAGCTCACCTCTAAGCCTGTTGTCACCAACATCCAATAGCTGTAAACTGCTGCAGTTAGTCAGGCTAAACATGAAACCCCAATCACGGTCATTTCTTGTTTCTAGCTGATTCTCCGCAAAGGTCAGCACTGACAAGTTCTTCTGGTTGACACCTAAACAATCAGGAATAGTTCCTGATAAAAGGTTGTCTACTGTTTGAATCCACTGAATCATAGAGGCATTGCACAGGGAGGGTGGGATTGAGCCATGAAATTGATTTTCACTTGCTAGGAATAATTGGAGTGCCGGAAGAGTGTTGCCCAAATCAGGTGGAAAGGACCCATTTAGGCGGTTGCCTTGTAGGTCAAGAACTTCAAGAGAGGACATATTGAATATTGAAGGTGGTAAAGGACCTTCTAGTTCATTATTATAGTCTATATGAAGATTCTGAAGGGAATGAAGGTTTCCAATAGAATGAGGTATGGTCCCTTGAAGATTGTTAGTTGATAGAGACAGAACTGTAAGCATGCCAAGGTTTCCTAGTGCTTCTGGGATGTTCCCTTCCAGGCTATTTCTATCAAGATTTAAAGTAACTAATGATGAGAGGTTTCCTAACCATGCCGGGATTCTCCCTTTGAGGTTATTTCTATCTAGTTCAAACACAGTGAGGGATGACAAGCCTTCGAGTGGGGGGATGCTTCCCGTGAGGTTATTTG
Proteins encoded in this window:
- the LOC117860671 gene encoding receptor kinase-like protein Xa21, producing the protein MLMNHGLSFGSLVLTQIQSHTPVTSFPDQKPPGAMVVSIRSLLLAIVILQPFAGALTPASMAGPATATATTNAAVVSTDHLALMAFKSLIKSDPSQALASWGNRSVPICQWHGVACGVLGHRRGHVVALDLAELNLLGTISPSIGNLSYLRHLSLRRNRLHGVLPPELGHLQELKHLSLSYNFIEGQIPVSLSNCSRMKNMLLYSNKFRGQIPRELGSLHNLEVLAVGINRLTGSIPSSIWTLLNLQMLIVEYNNLTGEISPEIGNLANLTVLGFGSNQFSGPIPASIGNLSELNFFSFSTNNLTGSIPPLEGLSSLTVFELDRNNLKGRIPAWLGNLSSLVTLNLDRNSLEGNIPEALGNLGMLTVLSLSTNNLQGTIPHSIGNLHSLQNLHIDYNNELEGPLPPSIFNMSSLEVLDLQGNRLNGSFPPDLGNTLPALQLFLASENQFHGSIPPSLCNASMIQWIQTVDNLLSGTIPDCLGVNQKNLSVLTFAENQLETRNDRDWGFMFSLTNCSSLQLLDVGDNRLRGELPNSVGNLSKSMWYFGVNLNSITGNIPEGIGNLVGLNFINLGNNLFDGPIPDSLGKLKKLNRLYLSINNLSGSIPSSISNLQMLNLLSLRGNALSGEIPPSLSSCPLQVLDLSYNGLTGSIPKELFFISTMSDSLHLEHNFLSGSLPSDVGNLKNLRLLDLSDNRFSGEIPSSLGECHSLQHLNTSGNFIQGKIPPSLQQLRGLQVLDLSHNNLSGSIPTFLESMSGLVSLNLSFNNLEGDVPKNGIFSNASAVSIVGNDGLCNGIPQLKLPPCLSHSTNKKKPTWELAITISTCSVILFIILVTTVLVHHYHTKKEKSKAQIPLISEPHMRISYAELASATNSFASENLIGAGSFGSVYKGSMTSNGQQLLVAVKVLNLTQRGASQSFFAECETLRCIRHRNLVKILTVCSSIDFHGGNFKALVYEFLPNGNLDRWVHQHPIEDGEHKATDISLRAQIAIDVASALEYLHQSKPLPIIHCDLKPSNVLLDSGMVAHVGDFGLARFLHQDADKSSGWASMRGTIGYVAPEYGLGNEASTHGDVYSYGILLLELFTGKRPTDSEFGEGLGLHKYVEMALPDRVATVVDKHLLQEIKDGEGSASNSTRVADMKISCIISILQVGVQCSEEIPTDRMEITDAVKELQGIRDRLQKHLCREETQLS